Within Eschrichtius robustus isolate mEscRob2 chromosome X, mEscRob2.pri, whole genome shotgun sequence, the genomic segment AGAATATAAGACTTTACACATATCCCTATTTTATCTCATTAGCCTATCAGCCAGCCTTGGTTTCTTTGAACCATGGTTTTTGTCATCTAGCTTATGCTGATTCAACAAAGAGTCTTGAAGCTAGTGTTGGAATGTTTTCAGACATCTGGGAAACAATAATCAAAAATCATGGAGACTGTCTTCCAAAAATTGTTGTATGCAGATATAACTCAGCTCTTGAGGTGTATATGAATTCATACCATTGTAAATTGGGTCCAGGAAAGACTGAAGTCCATTGCCAGCCTGCAAGACAGAAGCCTTTTGTTGTACATTAACTCCAAGAGAGATGATGTTCCAAGACATATTGTGCCAGCATAAGGCCAAAAGAGCTGCTAATTCTTCCCAAGAAATCAGTTACTATACATATGAAGTAGAGACAGAGTCATTGTGACCATTCTTTCATTTTGCATTTGGCAAGCATGTACTGAAcactgtgtcaggaacagtgttAGGTTCTAGAGAACCAGGTTTGCCTGGGGCAACCCTGATTTGTGCCTCTTGTCCCAATGTAATTATTAGTAGCAtcatttttcactttcaaaagagttcagaaaaaaaaaaaagagttcaggtTTGGAGGATAAATTATCTTGGCCACTCTTCTCATAATCCAACCAGTTCCTTTTAGTATTTTATCTTGGTTAAATATTACACAGCTGTAATTTGGCAGCTCTAATGAGGCTGCAATAGTACTTCTCTTCCATTTGAACAGATTGTTTCTTGACCGTGGGCAGTTGATAGCAAAAGTAACTACAGTTAAGGTCTACAAGTACTTAGTATTTTTCCTGAGCCACCCTCTAGAGGGCAGTATTATATACATTTGAAATGATCCAATTCTAACAAAAATGGACTCTGTTTATACGTGAAAATCATAAACGTTTGATGCTCTTAATACATTGGAACCAACATtgtgaataaaacttaccttttgCTAATCAATAAAGAATATtctgaacattcttttttttaattgtaaaaactGAACTTAGATGCCTTGAATATACAATGATCCATTATAACAATTATGCATAGACTTTAAGAATCTGCATATTTTATGCTTCTTTCGTGTTTTTCCTAATTAATGATTTTACGtggttaataattttaatatattctgcATCACATAGTTTtcatatttatgtaaaataagcACTTAAAAATGAATAGTTCTGATCTACCTGCTTAAATATTACTTTCctctaaaagagaaaacaaaaatgctaGTTTTTACTTTATAACCTGAATCATGTGGTAATGTAGAATTCTAGTATTTAGAATTAGAATGTTTCTTAAAGATTGTGTCATCAGTGGGTAATTTGTTAACTCCTAATATCAAAAGTATATTGCTTGTCTTTGACATTTTTGGATTTCCTAATGTAACGTTCTCTTTTTAGAAAAGGTGGACAAGTCCTATTTTCAAGAGAAGATGACTTTTAACAGTTTTGAAGGATCTAAAACTTGTGTACCTGAAGACATCAGTAAGGATGAAGAATTTGTAGAAGAGTTTAAtagattaaaaacttttgctaatTTTCCAAGTAGTAGTCCTGTTTCAGCATCAACACTAGCACGAGCTGGTTTTCTATACACTGGTGAAGGAGACACCGTGCGGTGCTTTAGTTGTCATGCAGCAGTAGATAGATGGCAGTATGGAGACTCAGCAGTTGGAAGACACAGGAAAGTATCCCCAAATTGCAGATTTATCAATGGCTTTTATTTCGAAAATAATGCTGCACAGCCTACAAATCCTGGTGTCCAAAATGGTCAGTACAAAGCTGAAAACTATCTGGGGAACAGAAATCATTTTGTTTTAGAAAGGCCATCTGAGACTCATGCAGACTATCTTTTGAGAACTGGACAGGTTGTAGATTTATCAGACACCATATACCCAAGGAACCCTGCCATGTGTAGTGAAGAAGCTAGATTAAAGTCATTTCAGAACTGGCCAGACTATGCCCACTTAACCCCAAGAGAGTTAGCTAGTGCTGGACTCTACTACACAGGTATTGATGATCAAGTACAATGCTTTTGTTGTGGCGGGAAACTGAAAAATTGGGAACCTTGTGATCGTGCATGGTCAGAACACAGGCGACACTTTCCTAATTGCTTCTTTGTATTGGGCCGGAATTTTAATATTCAAAGTGAATCTGATGTCGTGAGTCCTGATAGGAATTTCCCAAATTCAACAAATCCTCCAAGAAATCCAGCCATGGCAGATTACGAAGCACGGATCATTACATTTGGGACGTGGATATACTCAGTTAACAAGGAGCAGCTTGCAAGAGCTGGATTTTATGCTTTAGgtaaactttattataaaattaggCTAATAAATAACTTTCCAACTATCCCAGGGCTCCTAAAAAGTAAATAGATGCTATTTGCCCCCTGAACTGGTAAATATTTAGGTGTAGGCTGACATCATTATTTATATTAGTATTATTCTGTGAACCCTTATGTTGACTCTATAATATAACCACTGAATTTACGTGGAAAAGATTACCATATTATGAGTCATATTTATCTTTACGTAATTGTGTTTTGGAGAAGAATGACATGCAAAAGATGATAGATATCCCTGATAGAAGAATAGGTCTGAGAGTAATACTAACTATAATTTATTGCACACCTACTATATGTGCTCAATACGTATATTACATGCATTTTCCCTatgcctcacaacaaccctgtaagaAGAGTTAACATTAGGGAGTTTACTTTGGCTGATGTTAAAATTGATACCTGCCTTCTGTACATAGActatatatttgaaagctgcCCTGTATATTCGAAAGGTGCCTTATTGCTTAAAATGAGCACTTTTCAAATGGACTGCTGTAGACATGTCAGTAGGGAAGGAAGGGCCATTAGTGTGATGGCTTCCAGGAATATTCAGAAAAATTATACCGTTATATATCTGACCCAGTTACTTTAAGATTGAATAGTGCCAACATACAAAATATaagttatttcaatattttatttacttagtaTCATATAGCAATCTTAAAAGTTTGTTTAGTGTCATATAGCTATAACCTTAGAGAAACTTATCCTGTAATTTCATTATGCTGAACTTTATTGTTAAAGTTTCACAGTTTGAAAAAGTAAATGTAGCATTGATGGCCCCAAATGACATATGTTAAAGCAATTGTGatttttcacataaaaattgggaaattttatttttgtcttctgtaAAATACCTCAAATTGAATCAGTGAATTTAGTGTGTATTTCCTCCTCAAATGATCTTATCTGTTACTTAGATGTGAATTCAGATATCTTCTTTTAAGCTATGAGACTTTCATGTAATTTAGAAATGCTTAATTTTATAGTATTTAAAAGGATATTTTGGGGTAAGCTTGTAATTGCACAAATACATGTATTTTTACTTGTGTGTTTCTTAGGTGAAGGTGATAAAGTAAAGTGCTTTCACTGTGGAGGAGGGCTAACTGATTGGAAGCCCAGTGAAGACCCTTGGGAACAACATGCTAGGTGGTATCCAGGGTAAGGTAGTTAAATGTTCCTTCAGTGACAGGCAAGTTGGACAGTACATAAGCAATGGGAAGACTTGAATAACTTTTCACGTCAGCTATTTTTGCCTTTACCAATTGACATTTGAAATTCGCACCAGGTTTATAAAAATGGGGTCACctactttatatacatttaaaaaaacacctaaGCCTTCTCCAGTGACCATTCATTACTTATGTATCATATCTATGATGTTCAGATGATTCTATTTCTAAACACCAAATTAGGaatgtatgggacttccctggtagcgcagtggttaagaatctgcctaccaaagcaggggacacaggtttgagccctggtccagaaagatcccacatgccacagagcaactaagcccatgcgccacaactactgagcctgcgctctggagcctgccagccacaactactgagcctgtgagccacaactactgagcccgtgtgccacaactactgaagcccatgcacctagagcccatgctccgcaacaagagaagccaccgcaatgagaagcccgcgcaccacaacgaagaatagcgcctgctcgccgcaactagagaaagcccccgtgcagtaacaatgacccaatgcagccaaattaattaattactttttttaaaaaaaaggaatgtatgcttttgttgttgttggaagtaggctctttattttttttatttttaaaaatttttttgaccgcgttgggtctttgttgctgtgtggctttctctagttgtggtgagcaggggctactcttcattgcggtgcgcgggcttctcattgtggtagttgcagcacgcgggctcagttgtggcgcacgggcttagttgctctgcggcatgtgggatcttcctggaccaggggtcgaacccgtgtcccctgcattggcaggtggattcttatccactgcgggAAGTAGGCTCTATTGGGCATGAGAGCCCATGTTGCCAAGGAGATTCCTTAAGAATCCATCACGCCCTCTAACAAATATTACTGAATCTCACTGATTCTAAGGCACACAGTTGGTCACATTTTCAGATCTCTGAAATCAGGACACATCTGGTGGTGGGTCATAATTTAATTGGCAGTGGTAGTATATAATATAGTCATGCTGCTTACACTCAGTGGCATCTTAGAAGGATGATATATTCTAAACGTCTCTTTGCCATCTTGCCTCTTTAAAGTACACAGATGCGTACAGTGTACAGTGATGTGAATTTTTGGCCTACAAAATAGTACAACTTAAAACTTCAGAAtgatcatttgaaaataaatcttaACCTTAAACAGCCTTAAAAGGAAAGGCTGAAAGCCTAAAGAAttcctttaaaatgtacaattggTTAATCTCTAAATCTCATTAAGATTACttaaaacttgtttttaaatGTCAAGGTGCTAATTTAATAACTTGCGTAAAAGCTGAAAGTTCTCAAGTTGATATTTTTGCTCTACTGACATTAGCATATTAGGATAACAAAGGGaacatttttttaaccttaaaatgatagtttgatagggaattgagtaacattttattttgtggcTCCTTAGAAATATCAAAAAGCAAGTTAATGGAATTAACATGATGGAGGTTATATCTTTAATTATACTTTACTAATTTATGAGCTACTAAAGTTTAACCTTTTATTTGTTTAGGTGTAGATATCTGTTAGAAGAGAAGGGACAAGAATACATAAACAATATTCATTTAACCCATTCAGTTGAGGAGTCTCTGGTAAGTCACATATTGTAGAATATATAGTTTCAAATATTACATAATTTGTTTTGCAATGATTTCTTGGTATAAAATTCACAGTATAGTATTTTAGATTAATAATGTATGGTGATAGAATGTAAAACAACAagggtgaaccctaatgtaaactatagactttgggtgattatgacgtATCAGTGTAGGTTCACTGATTTTAACAGGTGTGCCACTCTGGGAaggatgttgataatgagggaggGAACACATGTGCTGGGGCAAGGggtacatgggaaatctctgtatcttccccTCAATTTTACTGTGTACCTAAACAGTCTTTAAAAAGTagttgttaaaaaatattaactctgTTACATCGCTAAACAAAATATAATGGTTCAGAAGAGAGTTATGCAAAATCACCTGAAGAAACAGAATCGCTCCCAGGGCAGAAGGCTTGATAGAGGTGTTAAGACACCAAAAGAAGGTATGTGTGACCAAAAGGAAGTCAGTGagcaaaaatgatacagatgaacttatttaacaaaacagaaacagactcacagacttagaaaacaaacttatggttaccaaagggaaaaggtggggagggggctaaattaggagtttgggtttaacatatacaaactactatatttaaaatagataactgggacttccctggtggcgcactggttaagaatccgcctgccaatgcaggggacacgggttcgagccctggtccgggaagatcccacatgccgcggagcaactaagcccatgcaccacaactacttagcctgtgctctagagcacgcaagccacaactactgagcccttgtgccacaactactgaagcccgcgcccctagagcctgtgctccgcaacaaagagaagccactgcactgagaagcccatgcaccccaatgaagagtagccctagctcgccgccaactagagcaagcccgcgcgcagcaatgaagacccaacacagccaaaaataaataaatttattaaaataaataaataaaatagataaccaacaaggacctactgtatagcacagggaactctgctcaatattctgtaataagctaaatgggaaaagaatttgaaaaagaatagatatatgtatatgtgaaactgaatcaccttgctgtacacctgaaactaacacaacattgtaaatcagctatactccaatataaaataaaaattttaaagtaaaacagtaaTGTATGGTGAGCTTAAAGGGGAGATCTTGAAGAGTGCTTGTTTTTCTTAAGCGAAAGCAAATTTGTGAAAAGGGAATCAGGATGAACTGATTTAAGTATCACTGTAGGCGAAAATGGGCTTGAAGAACTAAAACACTTAAATCCCTCAGCCTTCTGAAATTAGACTTGTATTTGTATAATGTGTTTTGTACTACTAGTCTTTAACTTTTCACAGACagtatttaaaatatcaaaaaggtATCTATATTGATAGTGTGGCCTGGGGTGGCCAAGGCATCAGTACTTTGTAGAAAGAGCCCTGGACTAGGATGAGACACAAGAGTTGCCATTATGGCCCTGCCATGAACTGTATTGCCTCGATCAAGTTGTTtaatctccctgagcctcagcttcttgTCTGTAAAGTGAATGGATTGGGTTAGATGATCTTTTAACTTCTAGCTTCATCAGGCTATATGCCTCTTGtgaatattcatatgttgaactgGAATAAAGCTAATTTATAAACTCATGATTAACATAACTTCTCAAATTGAAGTAATTGTCTTCTACCAAAAGGAATTCTAACTTATAATTCATATTTCTATTTTAGACGAGAACTGCTGAAAAAACACCATCATTAACTAAAAGAATTGGTAaatattcttattaaaataaatactttaatttCATTGCCAATTTATTATACTTGTTATTTATAAGGTGGAAGGGTAAACTGATTCTTTCAAGGTATATTTCTTTGAGATGAGATTGCTATAGACTTAAGAATTAATGAAGTGCCTATAAATTTAAGTTGGATATTTATATACTGGGAACATTGGTTCAGAGGTTGGACAGTTTTTCCAAGTTTGAGAGGAACAGCTGTAGGCTGTCCATTGTTATTTCTGTTAAAATCACAAAAAGCGTTAAGTGTATTTTTGTCAATGGGGTTTCTTTAGTTAGCCAGGATTGTGAATCCAGTGCTCTACTAATGTGCCATCACAATGATCAGCCCTAACCTTCCTGCTTCCTTATTCCATGCCATCTTTTTGCCTTCCCCAGCTTCTTCACAAAGGAGTATGGTTTGGTTTGTTTACCTCCTATTACCTTTTAGAGAGGTAGAGGATTTTTATCACAAAGATTATTTACTCATCATAGAcatctttaaaaactaaagtgCGCAGAGAAAGATATGTGAAACAAAGAAGATATTGTTATCCCACTTTtcggatgaagaaacagagaggttaagtgacctgcccaCGGTTACATTACAAAGCATTAGTGGAACTAGGACTGTAAAGAAGGTCTTCTGAATCCTACATCACACTACAGATCTCATTCTCAACCTAGGCATCATGTTTCAAAAATAGTAAAGTTTAATTTAGAATATGTCTGGTGTCTGATGATAGGTGACTCCCTATACTCATAACATCATCTATTTAGTATCTTAAGGATTAGAAGGCAAGGGAATACTATATATATTCATACGTATGCTAGAGAAGGAGAGCCACTTTGATACTATTTGATTAAGGTTTTGTAATGTGCATAAATGGTAgtttaagaaatcattttttcCAGCCTGTATTTTTGAAGTTATCCAGAAACAGAGGTTCTATAACATTTCTTGATAATAATCATCCTTATACTGCATACTATTCCTTTTATGACTAGTAAGACTCTTGCTctggtttaggattagtgtttttaaatgaagatatAATTCATACAGCAAAAATTTCACCCGTATAAAGTATACACTTTAGTGGGTTTTGGTATATTCACAGGGTTGTACAACCATAACTACTATTTAATTGCAAAACATTATCAtaaccccagaaagaaaccccatactccTTTAGCAGTCATTCACCATTGCAGCCCCTCGACCCCCAAGCACAAACAACCACTTATCtacttctgtttctatggatttgtctattctggacatatcatataaatggaataataatgtgtggtttcaaggttcatccagtcATATAAGTTCAACCCTTATCATATATGagtacttcattattttttatggtggaaaatattcctttatatggataataccacattttgtttatccattcattagtcagtggacatttggggtgtttccactctttggctattatgaatgatgctgatgctgctatgaacgtttgtgttcaagtttttgtgtgggcatatgtttttaattctcttgggtatatgttTAGGgatggagttgctgggtcatgtggtaactctatgtttaaactTTTGATAAACTGCCAGacggttttccaaagtggctgcaccattttatattcccaccagcagtgtatgagggtttcagttagtttttccacatccttgttaaCACTTGTTGTCTGTCTCCTTATTACAGCTCTCCTAGTGGTGTGTGAAgcgtatctcattgtggttttgatttgcatttccctgatagctaatgatgttgggcatttttttatgtgcttatgggccatttgtatgtcttctttggagaaatgtctgttcatctcctttgccctttttttagttgggttacttttttttttattatggagttgtaatagttctttatattttagttctttatacattatacatataaGTCCCTTGTcaagtatatgatttgcaaatatttcctcccattctgtgggttgtcttttcgcttTCTtgttggtgtcctttgaagcatattactttttaattttgatgaagttcaatttgtctgttttttgttgcttatacttttggtgtcatatctaagaaatcattgcctaatccaaggtcacctgtgttttcttctaagagttttatggttttagctcttacattcaggtctttcatccattttgagttaatttttgtatatggtatgaggtagagGTCCATCTAACCAtcacccagatcaagatatagaacatttccaccacCCTGGAAAGCTCCTTCAGGCCCCTTCCCAATCAATATCCACCCTCAAGTTATATTCTGACTTCTGTTACCATAGATTAGATTTGAACATCTTAAaaatgtaatcatacagtatgcactcTTTTGTCTCTGGTTCATCATTATGATGATGTTTTGTTTATCATATCTATGTGATTGATCCATGTTGTCTGTGGCAgtagttcatttttctttcttgctgtGTAATATTTGAATATACCAgaatttacttatccattcacctgatgatgggcatttgagttgtttccagtttgggcctGTTACAAATAACAGTGCTGTGAATATTCTTGTGTATGTCTTTGGTGGATATATGTACTCATTTTTAATACCCAAGagtggggaagtccctggcggtccagtggtcaggactcggcgctttcactgccggggcccaggttcagtccctggtcggggaactaagatcctgcaagctgtgcggcatggaaaagaaaaaaaaaataccaaagagtAGAATTGATGAGTAAGAGGAGAAGTCTCCTCTTTTAGCACATCACTACACAATCTGTATTCCTACTTTGAGTGTCATTAAAGTGACTTTCTAGTTGCTTTCTTGCCTTATCtagtccaccccccacccccagctgcagAAACTAAGTCAGAGAGATAGGAAACTGATACATTCAAGGTCAAAGACTGGGTCTTCCTCTATTTCCCatgattttttcaaaataattgctGGTGATTCACTAAAGACATCCACACTTTTCAGATTTTTGAAGCACTTAACCCTTTTCTTATCTGTTTTACCTTATCTTGTACTGTTCATGTAGTCTTTAAAGCACCTAATCTCAATTCATAATGCTACAAAATACATACTCATTGCATTTTCAACTGTTTTAAGATTCTGAAAGTGATTCTTCAATGCCCCAAGTATTTCTAAATCCTCTTCCCAAAGCAGCTTTGGTTTGGtggtttggttttgattttttattgttgttgttgtttatttatttggctgcgttgggtcttagttgcggcactcgggatttttttttttttttttttttttagttgcaacatgtgggatctagttccctgaccagggatcaaacctgggccccctgcattgggagcacagagtcttagctgctagaccaccaggggagtccctggttttgattttttgcttgttgcttaaatttttctttttaattatactttgctgttgagttgtgttaatgaaaat encodes:
- the XIAP gene encoding E3 ubiquitin-protein ligase XIAP isoform X1; this encodes MTFNSFEGSKTCVPEDISKDEEFVEEFNRLKTFANFPSSSPVSASTLARAGFLYTGEGDTVRCFSCHAAVDRWQYGDSAVGRHRKVSPNCRFINGFYFENNAAQPTNPGVQNGQYKAENYLGNRNHFVLERPSETHADYLLRTGQVVDLSDTIYPRNPAMCSEEARLKSFQNWPDYAHLTPRELASAGLYYTGIDDQVQCFCCGGKLKNWEPCDRAWSEHRRHFPNCFFVLGRNFNIQSESDVVSPDRNFPNSTNPPRNPAMADYEARIITFGTWIYSVNKEQLARAGFYALGEGDKVKCFHCGGGLTDWKPSEDPWEQHARWYPGCRYLLEEKGQEYINNIHLTHSVEESLTRTAEKTPSLTKRIDDTIFQNPMVQEAIRMGFSFKDIKKIMEEKIQTSGSNYKSLEVLVADLVSAQKDNTQDESGQTSLQKEISTEEQLRLLQEEKLCKICMDRNIAVVFIPCGHLVTCKQCAEAVDKCPMCYTVITFKQKIFMS
- the XIAP gene encoding E3 ubiquitin-protein ligase XIAP isoform X2, which produces MTFNSFEGSKTCVPEDISKDEEFVEEFNRLKTFANFPSSSPVSASTLARAGFLYTGEGDTVRCFSCHAAVDRWQYGDSAVGRHRKVSPNCRFINGFYFENNAAQPTNPGVQNGQYKAENYLGNRNHFVLERPSETHADYLLRTGQVVDLSDTIYPRNPAMCSEEARLKSFQNWPDYAHLTPRELASAGLYYTGIDDQVQCFCCGGKLKNWEPCDRAWSEHRRHFPNCFFVLGRNFNIQSESDVVSPDRNFPNSTNPPRNPAMADYEARIITFGTWIYSVNKEQLARAGFYALGEGDKVKCFHCGGGLTDWKPSEDPWEQHARWYPGCRYLLEEKGQEYINNIHLTHSVEESLTRTAEKTPSLTKRIDDTIFQNPMVQEAIRMGFSFKDIKKIMEEKIQTSGSNYKSLEVLVADLVSAQKDNTQDESEISTEEQLRLLQEEKLCKICMDRNIAVVFIPCGHLVTCKQCAEAVDKCPMCYTVITFKQKIFMS